One part of the Dysidea avara chromosome 10, odDysAvar1.4, whole genome shotgun sequence genome encodes these proteins:
- the LOC136268496 gene encoding proton-coupled folate transporter-like, producing MSANDGPEEEDETVLQLTEQESHDSPAQKVSNSREAEEMKLSECVSLCWRNEIITIEPIVFLYIVERYLAFLLSSLYFYQRYARDKLNETMTEHFCINSSYLDDMYGDGTSDSVDRKAANLTFIVIVSSVVVIIASTIIIGPLTDQYGRKFALISVYVGRMISELFVLIIVYYELDLNMFIVSAVISSAFGDFGVFVMAVTAYVADISTHTTRLLRIGMISLINFVGIAVIIITGGIWIEEVNCDFRPIAWGPFVCSLVGILMSVFLVPESLPKGQRRISSNARGLKALWIGFSLYLKPKLVTLKLWICLVVLLLYITINRGTALIETYFFIRRPLEWGPEQIGYYGGYNSVTHGLALLLLMPIALALGIPDVILAIFGVVCSSVGYLFIAGVKETWQMYAISSFQGMESVISPSVHSLMSKCVGKTEQGALFAFVSSVESLGTIMGSAVFVNLYTALHQSAYFIMALLSFVILLPLGTVLALDVWSKRQRPQTTSDDEKILLTE from the exons GGAGGAATGAAATTATCACCATCGAACCAATCGTGTTTTTGTACATCGTTGAGAGGTATTTAGCATTTCTGCTCTCAAGCTTGTATTTTTACCAGAGATATGCACGTGACAAACTGAACGAAACAATGACCGAGCATTTTTGCATCAATTCCAGTTATCTTGATGATATGTACGGTGATGGAACAAGTGACTCGGTTGACAGAAAAGCTGCTAATTTAACATTTATTGTGATAGTGAGTAGTGTAGTGGTAATAATTGCATCAACTATAATAATTGGACCATTGACTGACCAGTATGGGCGAAAGTTTGCTTTAATTTCAGTTTATGTTGGTAGAATGATCAGTGAACTGTTCGTCTTGATCATAGTATATTACGAACTTGACCTCAATATGTTCATCGTTTCTGCGGTGATCTCTTCAGCATTTGGTGACTTTGGTGTATTTGTGATGGCCGTAACAGCTTATGTTGCTGACATCTCCACTCACACAACAAGGCTGCTAAGAATCGGCATGATCAGTCTTATAAATTTTGTCGGTATTGCAGTAATCATCATTACTGGTGGTATCTGGATTGAGGAGGTTAATTGTGACTTTAGACCAATAGCATGGGGACCATTTGTGTGTTCTCTGGTTGGCATTCTCATGTCAGTGTTCTTAGTCCCTGAGTCGTTGCCTAAGGGTCAGCGAAGAATATCTTCTAATGCTAGGGGACTTAAAGCTCTTTGGATTGGATTTAGTTTATACTTGAAACCTAAACTGGTAACACTCAAGCTATGGATCTGTCTTGtagttttattgttgtataTAACCATTAATAGAGGTACAGCATTAATTGAGACTTACTTCTTCATTCGTCGACCATTGGAGTGGGGTCCAGAACAGATTGGTTACTATGGAGGATATAATTCAGTCACTCATGGACTGGCACTGTTGTTACTGATGCCGATAGCTCTTGCTTTAGGTATCCCAGATGTTATATTAGCCATATTTGgtgttgtgtgtagtagtgtaggaTATCTGTTCATTGCTGGGGTCAAGGAAACATGGCAGATGTATGCAA TTTCATCATTTCAAGGCATGGAGTCAGTGATATCACCTTCTGTCCATTCTCTCATGTCAAAGTGTGTGGGGAAAACAGAACAAG GTGCACTGTTTGCATTCGTGTCCTCGGTTGAGTCACTGGGCACAATCATGGGATCAGCAGTGTTTGTTAACTTGTATACAGCACTACATCAAAGTGCGTACTTCATCATGGCACTGCTATCATTTGTCATCCTGTTACCATTGGG CACGGTGCTTGCATTAGATGTGTGGAGTAAACGTCAACGACCACAAACAACTTCTGATGATGAGAAAATACTTTTGACTGAatag